From Rhodopseudomonas palustris, a single genomic window includes:
- a CDS encoding transglycosylase SLT domain-containing protein, producing the protein MAAEVSNPAVMIVDPARTKVAGAIKQAAGQTGTSFQYLLATAKMESDFNPSAQATTSSAQGLFQFIEQTWLGTVKEAGAQFGYGQYADAITRSASGSYSVSDPSARTAIMNLRNDPVVSSAMAGVLTQSNSFKLTGEIGRRPSDAELYMAHFMGVAGAAKLINTASDTPNVAGAALFPSAAAANQSIFYDRSGNARSVSEVYSNLASRYEAAASSPATQSAIASVAGLPVTLASAAPPPAPVDNAAYLASFPDVRNVAPAQAGDAARTATAQRGSEPMFRSLFLGGDRAEPVSPAVQSLWSSPSPTTLPSQAAMPSQPAMPELSRTPEVRPPSPLDLFSDRSGAFAS; encoded by the coding sequence ATGGCGGCTGAGGTGTCAAATCCGGCGGTGATGATCGTCGATCCGGCGCGGACCAAGGTCGCCGGCGCGATCAAGCAGGCTGCCGGCCAGACCGGCACCAGCTTCCAGTATCTGCTCGCCACCGCCAAGATGGAGTCGGACTTCAACCCGAGCGCCCAGGCCACCACCTCGTCGGCGCAGGGCCTGTTCCAGTTCATCGAGCAGACCTGGCTCGGCACCGTGAAGGAGGCCGGCGCGCAGTTCGGCTACGGCCAGTATGCCGATGCCATCACCCGCTCGGCGTCGGGCAGCTATTCGGTCAGCGATCCGTCGGCGCGCACCGCGATCATGAATCTGCGCAACGATCCGGTGGTGTCGTCGGCAATGGCTGGCGTGCTGACCCAGTCGAACAGCTTCAAGCTGACCGGCGAGATCGGCCGCCGCCCATCGGATGCCGAACTCTACATGGCGCATTTCATGGGCGTGGCCGGCGCCGCCAAGCTGATCAACACGGCGAGCGACACGCCGAATGTCGCCGGCGCCGCGTTGTTCCCGTCGGCCGCCGCCGCCAACCAGTCGATCTTCTACGACCGCTCCGGCAATGCCCGCAGCGTCTCCGAGGTGTATTCCAATCTCGCCTCGCGCTACGAGGCGGCCGCCAGCTCGCCCGCGACGCAGAGCGCGATCGCTTCGGTCGCCGGTCTGCCGGTGACGCTGGCCTCGGCCGCACCGCCGCCCGCACCGGTCGACAACGCTGCGTATCTGGCGAGCTTCCCGGACGTCCGCAACGTCGCCCCCGCCCAGGCCGGCGACGCCGCGCGCACCGCCACCGCGCAGCGCGGCAGCGAGCCGATGTTCCGCTCGCTGTTCCTCGGCGGCGATCGGGCCGAGCCGGTGTCGCCGGCGGTGCAGTCGCTGTGGAGCTCGCCGTCGCCAACCACGTTGCCGTCGCAAGCCGCGATGCCGTCGCAGCCCGCGATGCCGGAGCTGTCGCGCACCCCCGAAGTCCGCCCCCCGAGCCCGCTCGACCTGTTCAGCGACCGTAGCGGCGCGTTCGCGAGCTGA
- the folE gene encoding GTP cyclohydrolase I FolE: MDAKIKPIRGTKPADARSEFQPAELDPSDFLEVAVQPDQPRPSRAEAEAAVKTLLSYIGENTEREGLLDTPRRVVEAYDELFQGYHQCPKEVLERTFGETAGYDDFVLVRNISFTSHCEHHVMPFYGKAHIAYTPVERVVGLSKLARLVDIFARRLQTQEHLTAQIAAAIDEVMKPRGVAVLIEAEHTCMSVRGIAKKGATTFTSRYTGVFRDNPAEQARFMSMVRDRG; encoded by the coding sequence ATGGACGCCAAAATCAAGCCGATCCGCGGCACCAAGCCGGCCGACGCCCGCAGCGAATTCCAGCCCGCCGAACTCGACCCGTCGGATTTCCTGGAAGTGGCGGTGCAGCCCGATCAACCGCGCCCGTCGCGCGCCGAGGCCGAGGCCGCGGTCAAGACGCTGCTGTCCTATATCGGCGAGAACACCGAGCGCGAGGGTCTGCTCGACACCCCGCGCCGGGTGGTCGAAGCCTATGACGAATTGTTCCAGGGCTATCACCAGTGCCCGAAGGAAGTGCTGGAACGCACCTTCGGCGAGACCGCCGGCTACGACGACTTCGTGCTGGTCCGCAACATCAGCTTCACCTCGCATTGCGAGCACCACGTGATGCCGTTCTACGGCAAGGCGCACATCGCCTATACGCCGGTCGAGCGCGTGGTCGGGCTGTCGAAGCTGGCGCGGCTGGTCGACATCTTCGCCCGGCGGCTGCAGACCCAGGAGCATCTCACCGCGCAGATCGCCGCCGCGATCGACGAGGTGATGAAGCCGCGCGGCGTCGCGGTGCTGATCGAGGCCGAGCACACCTGCATGTCGGTGCGCGGCATCGCCAAGAAGGGCGCCACCACCTTCACCAGCCGCTACACCGGCGTGTTCCGCGACAATCCGGCGGAGCAGGCGCGGTTCATGTCGATGGTCAGGGATCGCGGCTAA
- a CDS encoding ABC transporter permease, with protein sequence MQTAISKATTARLRRATELAIGPVLLFGVWWLAARGGWVNKDLLPSPVDTLRDTTVAIWSGSMTKDIWHTMVRVGYSIAIAIVAGVPVGIVLGAKAAVYRSVEFIVDFFRSTPATAMFPLFLLLFGLGDLAKIAVAAFAAWLVIVFNVAYGVMNARQTRILAARSMGASSLRIFRDVIFFETLPQTFIGLRTAVSLALVVIIVAEMFIGATDGMGHRIIDAQISYSLTDMYGSILIAGALGYGLNLILLFLERSIVHWSGK encoded by the coding sequence GTGCAGACAGCCATCTCGAAAGCCACGACAGCCAGACTGCGGCGCGCCACCGAACTGGCGATCGGGCCGGTGCTGCTGTTCGGCGTGTGGTGGCTCGCCGCACGCGGCGGCTGGGTCAACAAGGATCTGCTGCCCTCTCCGGTCGACACGCTGCGCGACACCACGGTCGCGATCTGGTCCGGCAGCATGACCAAGGACATCTGGCACACCATGGTTCGCGTCGGCTACTCGATCGCGATCGCGATCGTCGCCGGCGTGCCGGTCGGGATCGTGCTCGGCGCCAAGGCGGCGGTGTACCGCTCGGTCGAGTTCATCGTCGACTTCTTCCGCTCGACGCCGGCGACCGCGATGTTTCCGCTGTTCCTCTTGCTGTTCGGGCTCGGCGATCTCGCCAAGATCGCGGTGGCGGCGTTCGCCGCCTGGCTGGTGATCGTGTTCAACGTCGCCTACGGCGTGATGAATGCGCGGCAGACCCGGATCCTCGCCGCCCGCTCGATGGGCGCCTCGTCGCTGCGGATCTTCCGCGACGTGATCTTCTTCGAGACCCTGCCGCAGACCTTCATCGGGCTGCGCACCGCGGTGTCGCTGGCGCTGGTGGTGATCATCGTCGCCGAGATGTTCATCGGCGCCACCGACGGCATGGGCCACCGCATCATCGACGCGCAGATCTCCTACTCGCTCACCGACATGTACGGCTCGATCCTGATCGCCGGCGCGCTCGGCTACGGCCTCAACCTGATCCTGCTGTTTCTCGAGCGCTCGATCGTCCACTGGTCGGGCAAATGA
- a CDS encoding ABC transporter substrate-binding protein: MSKSLLLAAAVTAALSTTSGAQAACDKMDKVTAAWLPIMQTTAYYVALDQKLFEKACIEIDSAKMESPNQIIDALIAGRADFGPPGAAAGIAMIAESKFPGKLKVFGLQGGGIKVDRINDGLIVKPDSEIKSFADLKGKTLGHVPGIQWRTISRQMVKAAGLDPDKDVKLVDLAVAMQVPAVVGGTVDATLSLEPVGSIAVASGKAKRAMTNPVAGVIADPFYSGASVMTTKFMTERPDVARRVVAVIDQATDLVNADFAKYKTVLPAYTPIKADQLDLVAQPYLRGFKDLDDTDVKSYQALVDVFIAQGVVQGPINVRDKLLTKADLGE, from the coding sequence ATGTCCAAATCCCTTCTGCTGGCCGCCGCGGTGACGGCTGCGCTCTCCACCACCAGCGGCGCTCAGGCGGCCTGCGACAAGATGGACAAGGTCACCGCGGCCTGGCTGCCGATCATGCAGACCACCGCGTACTACGTGGCGCTCGATCAGAAGCTGTTCGAGAAGGCCTGCATCGAGATCGACTCCGCCAAGATGGAATCGCCGAACCAGATCATCGACGCGCTGATCGCCGGCCGCGCCGATTTCGGCCCGCCCGGCGCCGCGGCCGGCATCGCGATGATCGCGGAATCGAAATTCCCCGGCAAGCTGAAGGTGTTCGGGCTGCAGGGCGGCGGCATCAAGGTCGACCGCATCAACGACGGGCTGATCGTCAAGCCGGACAGCGAGATCAAGAGCTTCGCCGACCTCAAGGGCAAGACCCTCGGCCACGTCCCCGGCATCCAGTGGCGCACGATCTCGCGCCAGATGGTGAAGGCCGCCGGGCTCGATCCGGACAAGGACGTCAAGCTGGTCGATCTCGCCGTCGCCATGCAGGTGCCGGCGGTGGTCGGCGGCACGGTCGACGCCACGCTGTCGCTGGAGCCGGTCGGCTCGATCGCGGTCGCGTCCGGCAAGGCCAAGCGTGCGATGACCAACCCGGTCGCCGGCGTGATCGCCGATCCGTTCTATTCCGGCGCCTCGGTGATGACGACCAAGTTCATGACCGAGCGCCCGGACGTGGCGCGCCGCGTCGTCGCGGTGATCGACCAGGCCACCGACCTCGTCAACGCCGACTTCGCCAAGTACAAGACGGTGCTGCCGGCCTACACGCCGATCAAGGCCGATCAGCTCGATCTCGTCGCGCAGCCCTATTTGCGCGGCTTCAAGGATCTCGACGACACCGACGTCAAATCCTATCAGGCGCTGGTCGACGTGTTCATCGCCCAGGGCGTGGTGCAGGGGCCGATCAACGTCCGCGACAAGCTGCTGACCAAGGCGGATCTCGGCGAATGA
- the yidD gene encoding membrane protein insertion efficiency factor YidD produces MQLPTDLTNWIDPVLRLPRNAGRGLIWLYRHTLSPLVGYNCRHYPSCSMYGDEAIGRFGLWAGGWMTLARLLRCQPFGTSGIDLVPQVPPPRARWYLPWRYARWRGVNAPPPDVAATAAETCGCGAHSDVTKD; encoded by the coding sequence ATGCAATTACCAACCGACCTAACTAACTGGATCGATCCCGTGCTGCGGTTGCCGCGCAATGCCGGCCGCGGGCTGATCTGGCTGTATCGCCACACGCTGTCGCCGCTGGTCGGCTACAATTGCCGGCACTACCCAAGCTGTTCGATGTATGGGGACGAGGCGATCGGCCGGTTTGGGCTGTGGGCCGGCGGATGGATGACGCTGGCGCGGCTGCTGCGCTGCCAGCCGTTCGGCACCTCGGGGATCGACCTGGTTCCGCAAGTCCCGCCGCCCCGCGCCCGCTGGTATCTACCATGGCGCTACGCTCGCTGGCGCGGCGTCAACGCCCCGCCACCGGATGTCGCAGCCACCGCCGCCGAGACCTGCGGATGCGGCGCGCATTCCGACGTCACAAAGGACTGA
- a CDS encoding iron-sulfur cluster assembly scaffold protein produces the protein MLNDIYNNRIIELAGNIPRIGRLEHPDASATAHSKLCGSTVTIDLKMDGDTVTDFAHIVKACALGQASSSIMATHVVGSTASELKALRETVRKMLKENGAPPDGKWADIAMLEPVRDYKARHASTLLTFDAVVDAIGQIEAQRETAKATA, from the coding sequence ATGCTCAACGACATCTACAACAACCGCATCATCGAACTGGCCGGCAATATTCCGCGGATCGGGCGGCTGGAGCATCCCGACGCCAGCGCCACCGCGCATTCCAAACTGTGCGGCTCGACCGTGACGATCGACCTCAAGATGGACGGCGACACCGTCACCGACTTCGCCCACATCGTCAAAGCCTGCGCGCTCGGCCAAGCCTCGTCGTCGATCATGGCGACCCACGTGGTCGGCTCGACCGCCAGCGAACTCAAAGCGTTGCGCGAGACCGTGCGCAAGATGCTGAAAGAGAACGGCGCCCCGCCCGACGGCAAATGGGCCGACATCGCGATGCTCGAGCCGGTGCGCGACTACAAGGCCCGCCACGCATCGACGCTGCTGACCTTCGACGCGGTGGTCGACGCGATCGGGCAGATCGAAGCGCAGCGCGAAACCGCGAAGGCAACGGCGTAA
- a CDS encoding DUF2336 domain-containing protein, producing MIVRQFISWIRHAPAGERAEATRALARAWLISDLSIDDRIAAEGALLLMLDDPAAQVRQAIAEVFASTPDAPPTIVRALASDQASVALPVLEFSPLLLDADLVDIVATGDNAVQCAVARRFQLPAAVCAAIAEVGSPAAALELIENPHAELAPFSWDRIVERHGHLAAIRESMLALPDLPAATRLALVAKLSDTLQQFVVARGWLSADRAARATGEAMDRSTIAIAARARGADIAALMRHLRQSGTLTAGLILRALLSGNLPLVEHALAELSGTAPARVAALLADGGRASLNALLGRAGLPETVFPAFRAALAAEREIGFVANESGAARLRRRMVERVLTQCETDPDAAGPLLILLRRFATEFAREEAAALRDEVIAEEASWRYAPVAA from the coding sequence ATGATTGTTCGGCAGTTCATCAGTTGGATCCGTCACGCACCGGCCGGCGAACGCGCCGAAGCCACCCGCGCTCTGGCCCGCGCCTGGCTGATTTCCGATCTGTCGATCGACGACCGCATCGCCGCCGAAGGCGCGCTGCTGCTGATGCTCGACGATCCGGCCGCGCAAGTGCGTCAGGCGATCGCCGAGGTGTTCGCTTCGACGCCCGATGCGCCGCCGACGATCGTGCGCGCGCTCGCCTCCGATCAGGCCTCGGTAGCGCTGCCGGTGCTGGAATTCTCGCCGCTGTTACTTGACGCCGATCTGGTCGACATCGTCGCCACCGGCGACAACGCGGTGCAATGCGCGGTGGCGCGGCGCTTCCAGCTACCCGCCGCGGTGTGTGCGGCGATCGCCGAGGTCGGCTCGCCGGCTGCGGCGCTGGAACTGATCGAAAATCCGCACGCCGAGCTGGCTCCGTTCTCGTGGGACCGCATCGTCGAGCGTCACGGCCATCTCGCCGCGATCCGCGAGTCGATGCTGGCGCTGCCGGATCTGCCGGCGGCGACGCGGCTGGCGCTGGTGGCGAAGCTGTCCGACACCTTGCAGCAATTCGTGGTGGCGCGCGGCTGGCTCAGCGCCGATCGCGCCGCGCGCGCGACCGGTGAGGCGATGGACCGCTCGACGATCGCGATCGCCGCGCGCGCCCGAGGCGCCGACATCGCGGCCTTGATGCGGCATCTGCGCCAGTCCGGCACGCTGACCGCCGGGCTGATCCTGCGCGCGCTGCTGTCCGGCAATCTGCCGCTGGTCGAACACGCGCTCGCCGAACTGTCCGGCACCGCTCCGGCGCGGGTCGCGGCGCTGCTCGCCGACGGCGGCCGCGCCTCGCTCAACGCGCTGCTCGGCCGCGCCGGGCTGCCCGAAACCGTATTCCCGGCGTTCCGCGCCGCGCTCGCCGCGGAGCGTGAGATCGGCTTCGTCGCCAACGAATCCGGCGCCGCACGCCTGCGCCGCCGCATGGTCGAGCGGGTGCTGACCCAGTGCGAGACCGATCCGGATGCGGCCGGTCCGCTGTTGATCCTGCTGCGCCGCTTCGCCACCGAATTCGCCCGCGAAGAAGCCGCCGCGCTGCGCGACGAAGTGATCGCCGAAGAAGCCAGCTGGCGCTACGCGCCGGTTGCGGCGTAG
- a CDS encoding carbon-nitrogen hydrolase family protein, protein MTKRRFRAAAVQTLAKLGDFDFNIALATAYVEDAVRQGAELIVFPECMDTGYLFDSAEHCRELAETLTDGPFVKALAALSRKHGVYIASGITEWDPAKQKIFNTGIMFDRNGEVACHYHKQFLATHDQNWFAFGERGCPVVDTDLGKIGLLICFDGRIPEIFRSMAMQGAEVIVDMANFFAMDQADMWGPARSYENGVWLVAATKAGYERSIYYPGGSMIVDPKGRVLSKVPYDTHGLSIATIDLDEAADKSIYTANDKIADRRPETYGIMALPYEKTPVYGVADRPLIPSQSVTKVAAVQMHVTPECSVAEVLDMVDHTAKLGAKVITLPEYAFSAHYILMPDEAAAAADQAAANLAAVAKISARYGCLIAAPIVERAAAGLYVTTVLIGPDGKEIGRYRKTHLTAEERKWAVAGFDYPVFDTPFGRIGVMSGYDAVFPETSRCLGIGAADIILWPAALREPFERELLAVPRAEDNRVAVVLANRVDSPYPGGSVVIPPTGFPQWDINIAAPRVMKLGAVMPKHIDLAVCRQKLMIPKVDMFANRLVETYAPIVAA, encoded by the coding sequence ATGACGAAGCGCCGGTTTCGCGCCGCTGCGGTGCAGACACTCGCCAAGTTGGGCGATTTCGATTTCAACATCGCGCTCGCGACGGCGTACGTCGAGGACGCGGTTCGGCAGGGCGCCGAGCTGATCGTGTTCCCGGAATGCATGGATACCGGCTATCTGTTCGACTCCGCCGAGCACTGCCGCGAACTGGCCGAGACGCTGACCGACGGCCCGTTCGTCAAGGCGCTGGCGGCGCTCAGCCGCAAGCACGGCGTCTATATCGCCAGCGGCATCACCGAATGGGATCCGGCCAAACAGAAGATCTTCAACACCGGCATCATGTTCGACCGCAACGGCGAGGTCGCGTGCCACTATCACAAACAGTTCCTCGCCACCCACGACCAGAACTGGTTCGCATTCGGCGAGCGCGGCTGCCCGGTGGTCGACACCGATCTCGGCAAAATCGGCCTGTTGATCTGCTTCGACGGGCGCATTCCGGAAATCTTCCGGTCGATGGCGATGCAGGGCGCCGAAGTGATCGTCGACATGGCGAACTTCTTCGCCATGGACCAGGCCGACATGTGGGGGCCGGCGCGCTCCTACGAAAACGGCGTCTGGCTGGTGGCGGCGACCAAGGCCGGCTACGAGCGCTCGATCTACTATCCGGGCGGCAGCATGATCGTCGATCCGAAGGGCCGCGTGCTGTCGAAGGTGCCGTACGACACCCACGGCCTGTCGATCGCCACCATCGATCTCGACGAAGCCGCCGACAAGTCGATCTACACCGCCAACGACAAGATCGCCGACCGCCGCCCCGAGACATACGGCATCATGGCGCTGCCCTACGAGAAAACCCCGGTCTATGGGGTCGCCGATCGTCCGCTGATTCCGTCGCAGTCGGTCACCAAGGTGGCGGCGGTGCAGATGCACGTCACGCCGGAGTGCAGCGTCGCCGAGGTGCTCGACATGGTCGACCACACCGCCAAGCTCGGCGCCAAGGTGATCACCCTGCCCGAATACGCCTTCAGCGCGCACTACATCCTGATGCCCGACGAAGCGGCTGCGGCCGCCGATCAGGCCGCGGCGAACCTCGCGGCGGTGGCCAAGATCAGCGCCCGCTACGGCTGCCTGATCGCGGCGCCGATCGTCGAGCGCGCCGCGGCGGGGCTTTATGTCACGACGGTCCTGATCGGACCGGACGGCAAGGAGATCGGCCGCTATCGCAAGACGCATCTCACCGCCGAGGAGCGCAAATGGGCCGTCGCCGGCTTCGACTATCCGGTGTTCGACACCCCGTTCGGCCGCATCGGTGTGATGTCGGGCTATGACGCGGTGTTTCCCGAAACCTCGCGCTGCCTCGGCATCGGCGCGGCCGACATCATCCTGTGGCCGGCGGCGCTGCGCGAGCCGTTCGAGCGCGAACTGCTCGCCGTGCCGCGCGCCGAGGACAACCGCGTGGCGGTCGTGCTCGCCAACCGGGTCGACAGCCCCTACCCCGGCGGCAGCGTGGTGATCCCGCCGACCGGCTTCCCGCAATGGGACATCAACATCGCGGCGCCGCGCGTGATGAAGCTCGGCGCGGTGATGCCCAAGCACATCGACCTCGCGGTGTGCCGGCAGAAGCTGATGATCCCGAAGGTGGACATGTTTGCAAACCGGCTGGTGGAGACGTACGCTCCGATCGTCGCGGCGTAG
- a CDS encoding LysR family transcriptional regulator has protein sequence MAKTQRTIRYDWNDVVYFLEVARQRSLVRAAAKLKVDHTTVSRRVRELERSLNSTLFKRSKSGFTLTEIGMRLLQYAEGMESQANSIVEAIGTDTADAGGAVRIAAMEGIGSFYLTRCIVDFNKIYPSIQVELITDTRLLDLSRREADIFVSFFRPHGKRLSIKKVGEFRISLYATDAYFAGRSPPATVKELETHAFIDFIEDHIYSQENRWLSDVLRPPHTIFRSTSLVAQSIAVSAGQGIAMLPSYVASGHPELLPVMPELFTTRDIWLSVHEDLLHVARIKAVISFLEKRIEADKAFLNSVKNQRSRRKRSG, from the coding sequence GTGGCGAAGACACAGCGCACCATCAGGTACGACTGGAACGATGTCGTCTATTTTCTCGAGGTGGCGCGGCAGCGCAGCCTGGTCCGCGCCGCCGCCAAGCTGAAGGTCGACCACACCACCGTCAGTCGCCGCGTCCGCGAGCTGGAACGCAGCCTGAATTCGACGCTGTTCAAGCGCAGCAAGTCCGGCTTCACGCTGACCGAGATCGGAATGCGGCTGCTGCAATATGCCGAGGGCATGGAGAGCCAGGCGAACTCGATCGTCGAGGCGATCGGCACCGACACCGCCGATGCCGGCGGCGCGGTGCGGATCGCGGCGATGGAAGGGATCGGCAGCTTCTATCTCACCCGCTGCATCGTCGACTTCAACAAGATCTATCCGTCGATTCAGGTCGAACTGATCACCGATACCCGCCTGCTCGATCTCAGCCGGCGCGAGGCCGACATCTTCGTCAGCTTCTTCCGGCCGCACGGCAAGCGGCTGTCGATCAAGAAGGTCGGCGAGTTCAGGATCTCGCTGTACGCGACAGACGCGTATTTCGCCGGGCGGAGCCCGCCGGCGACGGTGAAGGAGCTGGAGACCCACGCCTTCATCGATTTCATCGAGGATCACATCTACAGCCAGGAAAACCGCTGGCTGTCCGACGTGCTGCGGCCGCCGCACACGATCTTCCGCAGCACCAGCCTGGTGGCGCAGTCGATCGCCGTCTCGGCCGGGCAAGGCATCGCGATGCTGCCGTCCTACGTGGCGTCCGGCCATCCCGAGCTCCTGCCGGTGATGCCCGAGCTGTTCACCACGCGCGATATCTGGCTGTCGGTGCACGAAGACCTGCTGCACGTCGCCCGGATCAAAGCCGTCATCAGTTTCCTCGAAAAGCGCATCGAGGCCGACAAGGCGTTTCTCAACTCGGTCAAGAACCAGCGCAGCCGCCGCAAGCGGAGCGGCTGA
- the hisI gene encoding phosphoribosyl-AMP cyclohydrolase: MSSESRSASSPVAPDDIEEGVVLRPKFDAHGLVTVVATDARTGDVLMVAFMNDEALDRTIQTGEAWYYSRSRKRLWKKGETSGHVQKVLEMRVDCDQDAVWIKVDQAGGAACHTGRHSCFYRRIDRGGDGAPVLIEIDADRKFDPDKVYGK, translated from the coding sequence GTGTCCAGCGAATCGCGTTCAGCTTCTTCACCCGTTGCGCCCGACGACATCGAGGAAGGCGTTGTGCTGCGTCCGAAATTCGACGCGCACGGGCTCGTCACGGTCGTCGCCACCGACGCGCGGACCGGCGACGTGCTGATGGTCGCGTTCATGAACGACGAAGCGCTCGACCGCACCATCCAGACCGGCGAGGCCTGGTACTACAGCCGCTCGCGCAAGCGGCTGTGGAAGAAGGGCGAGACCTCCGGCCATGTCCAGAAGGTGCTGGAGATGCGGGTCGACTGCGATCAGGACGCGGTGTGGATCAAGGTCGACCAGGCCGGCGGCGCCGCCTGCCACACCGGCCGGCACTCCTGCTTCTATCGCCGCATCGACCGCGGCGGCGACGGCGCGCCGGTGCTGATCGAAATCGACGCCGACCGCAAGTTCGACCCGGACAAGGTCTACGGCAAGTAG
- a CDS encoding Hpt domain-containing protein gives MSKPRPGDLQVATFPTHQVITQANPLRRAMRRLAEDAPAEPADDPVARAEAALASLSGEFGDWMAEECQRLSAAHADLQRDGVTKDNRAALFRAAHDIKGDAATFGFPAAAATAASLCRIIEHAPDLSKVPGELIANHVAAIQAIVREGAGGQKSEVQRALNRKLRGVADDYLAAVNRDRPEHLEAILAPSIAPDE, from the coding sequence ATGAGCAAGCCCCGCCCCGGCGACCTTCAGGTCGCGACCTTCCCGACCCATCAGGTCATCACCCAGGCCAACCCGCTGCGCCGCGCGATGCGGCGGCTGGCCGAGGACGCTCCCGCCGAGCCCGCCGACGATCCGGTGGCGCGCGCCGAAGCCGCGCTGGCGTCGCTGTCCGGCGAGTTCGGCGACTGGATGGCGGAGGAATGCCAGCGGCTCTCCGCCGCCCACGCCGACCTGCAGCGCGACGGCGTCACCAAGGACAATCGCGCCGCGCTGTTCCGCGCCGCCCACGACATCAAGGGCGACGCCGCCACTTTCGGCTTTCCGGCCGCGGCTGCGACCGCCGCCAGCCTGTGCCGTATCATCGAGCACGCACCCGATCTGTCCAAAGTGCCGGGCGAACTGATCGCCAACCACGTCGCCGCGATCCAGGCGATCGTCCGCGAAGGCGCCGGCGGCCAGAAATCCGAAGTGCAGCGGGCGCTGAACCGCAAGCTGCGCGGCGTCGCCGACGATTACCTCGCCGCTGTCAACCGCGACCGCCCCGAACATCTCGAAGCCATTCTGGCCCCGAGCATCGCACCGGACGAGTAA
- a CDS encoding response regulator: MYRIDFNKLRFLIVDDNPHMRRILRTLLHSFGTREVYEAEDGATALEMYSHYSPDILITDWEMPIFDGLELAQMIRQPEAKGNPYAPIIMLTAHSEKRRVTLARDAGVTEFLAKPISSKGLYQRILNVVASPRPFIRTRNYFGPDRRRNTTAGYIGPERRHGGEADIIQQPSLLDKARVNT, encoded by the coding sequence ATGTACCGGATCGACTTCAACAAGCTGCGCTTCCTGATCGTCGACGACAATCCGCACATGCGGCGCATCTTGCGCACGCTGCTGCACTCGTTCGGCACCCGCGAAGTCTATGAGGCCGAGGACGGCGCCACCGCGCTCGAAATGTACAGCCACTACTCGCCCGACATCCTGATCACCGATTGGGAAATGCCGATCTTCGACGGGCTGGAGCTGGCGCAGATGATCCGGCAGCCGGAGGCCAAGGGCAATCCCTATGCGCCGATCATCATGCTGACCGCGCATTCCGAAAAGCGCCGCGTCACCCTGGCGCGCGATGCCGGCGTCACCGAGTTCCTCGCCAAGCCGATCTCGTCGAAGGGGCTGTATCAGCGCATCCTCAACGTGGTGGCGAGTCCGCGCCCGTTCATCCGCACCCGCAACTACTTCGGCCCCGACCGCCGCCGCAACACCACCGCCGGCTATATCGGCCCGGAGCGGCGCCACGGCGGCGAAGCGGACATCATCCAGCAGCCGTCGCTGCTCGATAAGGCCCGGGTCAACACCTAG
- a CDS encoding ABC transporter ATP-binding protein, with protein MTDTAPIPAAPKPGRQAKMTIRGLRKTFNDAVVYDGFDLDLPLGQFISVFGPNGCGKSTLINMISGLMPMDAGEVLYDGQRISETRISYVFQNYREALFPWLKAIDNIHYPLKVMGVPRAERARRIEKLLAEFEIRIDLNAYPYTLSGGQQQTVSILRALVTEPEVLFLDEPFSALDYEMTMSMREQLQKIFMKTKTTMLLVSHDLDEAIEQADKLVLLTRRPTQVAEIVEIGLPWPRDRAVTTGDDFMAIKRHCLDRFWQEVKK; from the coding sequence ATGACCGACACCGCACCGATCCCGGCCGCACCGAAGCCGGGCCGGCAGGCGAAGATGACGATCCGCGGCCTGCGCAAGACCTTCAACGACGCCGTCGTCTACGACGGCTTCGACCTCGACCTGCCGCTCGGCCAGTTCATCTCGGTGTTCGGCCCGAACGGCTGCGGCAAGAGCACGCTGATCAACATGATCTCCGGGCTGATGCCGATGGACGCCGGCGAGGTGCTGTACGACGGCCAGCGCATCAGCGAGACGCGGATTTCCTACGTGTTCCAGAACTACCGCGAGGCGCTGTTTCCCTGGCTCAAGGCGATCGACAACATCCACTACCCGCTCAAGGTGATGGGCGTGCCGCGCGCCGAGCGCGCACGGCGGATCGAGAAGCTGCTGGCGGAATTCGAGATCCGGATCGATCTCAACGCCTATCCCTACACGCTGTCGGGCGGGCAGCAGCAGACGGTGTCGATCCTGCGCGCGCTGGTGACCGAGCCGGAGGTGCTGTTTCTCGACGAGCCGTTCTCGGCGCTCGACTACGAGATGACGATGTCGATGCGCGAGCAGTTGCAGAAGATCTTCATGAAGACGAAGACCACGATGCTGCTGGTGTCGCACGATCTCGACGAGGCGATCGAGCAGGCCGACAAGCTGGTGCTGCTGACGCGACGGCCCACCCAGGTCGCCGAGATCGTCGAGATCGGCCTGCCCTGGCCGCGCGACCGCGCCGTCACCACCGGCGACGACTTCATGGCGATCAAGCGCCACTGCCTCGATCGCTTCTGGCAGGAAGTCAAGAAATGA